A genome region from Magnolia sinica isolate HGM2019 chromosome 8, MsV1, whole genome shotgun sequence includes the following:
- the LOC131253591 gene encoding RING-H2 finger protein ATL74-like, giving the protein MVIPPRLVAGTEPQAPVSANDNKTRGTYGGEVANFDTNMVIILAALLCALLFALGLNSIMRCVMRCSRRMAFESSDGATVRLACTGLKKRALHEIPVTVYGPESDIRSAATDCPICLGEFMEGEKVRVLPKCNHGFHVKCIDRWLVAHSSCPTCRHSLLDRTVVDSADVESGTRTRTTVSGSGGSDGPVVVVAVG; this is encoded by the coding sequence ATGGTGATTCCACCTCGACTAGTAGCCGGCACAGAGCCTCAGGCACCGGTGTCAGCCAATGACAATAAGACACGTGGCACATACGGCGGTGAGGTGGCGAATTTCGACACGAACATGGTCATCATCCTCGCAGCGCTATTATGCGCACTCCTCTTCGCTCTTGGGCTCAACTCTATAATGCGCTGTGTGATGAGGTGCAGCCGCCGGATGGCTTTCGAGTCGTCGGATGGCGCTACGGTCCGTCTCGCCTGTACCGGCCTGAAGAAGCGTGCATTGCATGAAATTCCCGTGACCGTCTACGGGCCGGAGTCAGATATCCGGTCGGCGGCGACTGACTGCCCGATCTGCCTTGGAGAATTCATGGAGGGAGAGAAGGTTCGGGTCCTACCTAAATGCAACCATGGATTTCACGTGAAATGCATAGATAGATGGCTCGTGGCTCACTCATCATGCCCCACGTGTCGGCACTCGTTGCTCGATCGGACGGTGGTGGATTCAGCTGATGTGGAGTCTGGGACCCGGACCCGGACGACGGTAAGCGGGTCCGGTGGGAGTGATGGGCCCGTTGTGGTTGTGGCTGTCGGATAG